tcacacAGGTTTCCGTGGACCaccacaaaaacataaaaaagaaacaaacatatggCCTTCAGAAGTcatttttctatttcaattaCTGATCATGACAAGAAATTCGTTTTGGTGCATGCTTTctgtctttgttttgtttatatctGTTAGTTAAAGATTTATCTTCCGTTAAGGTTGTTAGCAAACTGAGTAAACATGGCTGTTCCAGAGTGTTCGTCCACGGCCTGAACCTCAGCAGCACCATTGTTCTCTTCCACCTTGTTGGTGGTGGGTGCAGGAGCGATTGGAGTTGTATCTGCTGGCGGAAGAGATGTTACTGGCTCACCGTTCTCAGTCTCCTCTGCTTTGCCCTGAGTGAATGCTTCTTGAAGCTGAAGAGCATATTCCAAGTTCCACAAAACATCTCCCATTGAAGGCCTATCAACACCATAATCTTCCAAACACTTCTCTGCAGCTTCCGCAAACTTCTTCATCGATTCAGGGTTTATCGTGCCAGCCAAATGAGGATCAATGATCTTTTCGAGCATCCCTTTTCGTTTCCATTGCATAGCCCATTCAGCTAAGTTAACCTGTTCTCTTGGTAGCTGAGGGTTGATGGCTGGTCTTGCGCAGAGAGCTTCTAGAAGAACGACACCAAATGAATAAACATCAGACTTGTCCGTAAGTTGCTGTCTCCTAAAGTATTCAGGGTCTAGGTACCCGAAACTTCCTTTCACTGCCGTGCTGACATGGTTCTGTCCAAATTCCACATCTTTAGAAAGACCAAAGTCAGCTACCTTGGCAACTAAAGCATCGTCGAGAAGAATGTTGGTTGATTTGACGTCACGGTGGATAATCCCTTGTGCAGTTCCTGTGTGCAGATAGTGAAGCCCACGTGCAGAACCGATACAGATCTCAAGTCGCTGTTTCCAGGTAAGGGGAGCAAGGTTCTTTCCGTATAAATGATCTCTGAATGGACCATTGGACATGAACTCATAGACCAGGATCATCTCAGAGTTTTCATCACAGTAACCAATCAAGGAGACCAAGTGTCGGTGTCTGAGCTTAGAAAGCATCTGGATCTCTGTCTCAAACTCAGTGATTCCTTGTTCAGACTGTGGGTTACCTCGCTTGACAGCAACTTTGGTTCCGTCGTCGAGGGTGGCAATATAGACATTACCGAACCCTCCAACACCGATAATCTGAGATGCTTCAAAATTCTGCGTAGCATCCTGAAGCTCTGAAAGGGAGAAGTTGCGGCCGAGGCCCATAGTTGAGTTGTACAAGCTGGAACCACCTTTGCTCGTCATGAAAGTGCTGTCACCAGCGTGTATCGGTAGCAACCAAGAGGAGAAACTGTTTCTCTTCTCCCAATCTTGTGGCCTCTTCTTCCACTTGTAGACCATGGCTCCAAGCCCAATGAAAGCTCCAAACATCATCACAAACCCCGCGGTCGCAACCATACCGTGTTTCCCCATGCCGGTGGTTCTACCATCAACTCCAAACTCTCCGTCAAGGCTGTTCACGGAGTTGCTCATCTTTAAGACCTCAACTCCATTCAAGATTGCGTTTGGAGTACCTGTATCTTCTCCCATGGGACTAATCTGCACTAGCAGCTCAGGAGTCATAAGTGTCTCGTTCACAACAATGTCTTTGTAGTAAGGAGCTGCGAGACCGCCGGCGACAGTAGACAAATCCAGCCCAGAAATGGCAGTTTTGCCGTTGATGTACACATTGAAGTACAAGTCATTGAGAGACTTGCTAACGATGTCACAGAAATGAAGCCGGATAAGGTAGTTAAACGCCGGGTTCGAGGGGAAGTTCCAGCTCACGTTGAAGTTAGGAGCAATGGTGTGAGAATCAGCCATTTCAGCAGCTGTTGCATAAACCGTCTGTGGAGCAATCAAAGGTGTAACTCCAGGAGGGTACTTGATCGCGGAAGGGGTCGTCTTCACGTCCTTGGCCATCTTCTCATCTTTCAAGAACTCCTTATCTGGTATCCAGCTTCTTCCTAACGTGTCGTTCTGAGGCACGATCAAAGGACCACCAACATTGACTCTGTAAACGGTCTGGTACGCATAGTCAGACAGACCAGAGAAACCGTTGACTGGGAAAAGGGCTGTGCCCGAATCAGAGATCAGTTCGTCTGGAGCAGAGACAATCTCGATAGCGTTGATGAATGCTGCAGAGCTTTTCATAGGTCTGAACCTGAGGGAGAATTGTGCATCCGTAATGTTGACGAGATACTCCTTCTGGAGAACAGCTTGACTATCATTGTTGTTGTTAGTAATCTTGAAGTTATGAAGCAGCACATACTTCTCTGTTACAACGGAAAAAGTTGCTTGCTGGAGATCAAACTTGTCATTAGGGAAGGCCAAGAAATGGAGGCGAACCCAATGCCAACCAGGCCTGGTTAGATGGAACTTGTAGATGGCTTCCTCACGGAAGATCCTTGCAGTCAGGTAGATAGGAGATGCGACCTTGTCTGAAGGTGGGGCCGAGACCTGAATATCATCCTTGGCTTCTATGTATTGGACCGTATCTTGGTCACTCTTAAAGACTCTTCCATCTGGTGTTTTGGATGAAGATTTGCTTCCACAATCAATGAGGATATCATCTGCCGGTTTAAAACCGGTAGCCGGTCCCACGGCAGACGCTGCAGGGCCTGAGAGGAAGAGGAGAATAGCCAGGAGGAGAGCCATGGAAGGCTTTGGAGAAATATCAAAGATGGGAAACGTGCATTTGTTTGGTTTCTTTCTTGTCTCCATCCCTCCTAGGtgggaaggagagagagagaagagagatggcTGAGGAAGAAAGAAGATAAGAAGGAATGAAGGAGTTTGTTGGATAGCTTGTGGTTGAAGAAAAGAGGGAGAAAAAGGTCATGAAAGCGAGAAATGATTTGTTGTTATATGTGTGGCCAGTTTTGGTATATGCTGTAATTTATTATCGGTGGATATGATATGGTTTATTTTTAGCAAACAGCTAATTCTGTTATCTAGACAATCTAGAGACAATGCCAATAATAAACAACTCCGGTTCTCTATTTCAagaattttttagaaaaaactaGAACTAAAACTATCAGTTTTTTTCAATCAGAAACGCAAATATGAAGCTAGAAAGTGATGAAGAAACATAGAGTAACTAATCAACGTACCAGCTAAACCTTTTCACTGCCACTTAAGTGACTCTAATGCTTGCTGATGAATGTCTGAATCTCCTGCTGCAACCACATTAAAGCctgtgaaaaaatgaaaaaaagtagATGGGGATGCTTAGTTAGGCATTCAGGGGTTGCATGATCTTTTGTTTGTGATGAGTTTATGACCGAGAGAAAGAAACCCAGTTTGTTTTTGGGGAATGTTGAACATACTTGTAGCAAATGCACTGGATGAAGCTTCCCACAGAAGTGAGTTCCCGTTCCAATCGGTTATAGTACCTCCAGCGCCTTGTATTACAGGCACCAGAGCTAGAAAATCATATGGCTGGTGAGGAATAGCATTGACTTCAATTCGTATGATGTAGAAGAACAGTACCAGTTAAAGATTGATAAATGAGGCAGTCACTTTTGACAAGTCATTTTTAAGGAGTAGCCTTACCGTTAGACCGGATTCAATAACAAGATCGACTAATCCAGAAGCCAGGAGAGCGTAAGCATAGCAATCACAGCCGTATAATGGCATCTTTACCTGAAACAACCAAATTTGACAAGCCAGAAGGGTgtcaaaattaagaaaataaaataaaagagattcAGGGAAATGAATCTATACCATCAACTGGATAAGAAACTCAGTTGATATATTGATTATTGTGAGATGTGTTGTTCTGAAGCTTTCAAATAAGTTTCATTTGCATGTGTCCATGTTTCAACGTAGAAACAATCCCAATTTAAGTACATTACATAGAGAAACAGACAAGGACCTTGTCTCTAACTCGAGCAAATGCCTTTTCTGCCTCTTCACTGAAAAGATGCGGGCTAGTGGTGTATCTGGACAGCCAAAATATGAGAAGCTATAAAGTCTTCACATATGTTTTTAGGCTATTTCCTTGAAAAGATGACACTACAAAAGCAAGTATGGTATGGGTAAATGAAGGCAAATTTACAAATATGCTTGTGATAATATTGGGAAAGATCGAGTTGAGATATCCTCTCCGTTTAATTTAGTTCTTCTTCCACTCATTCCTATCCATCTCTCTTTTAGAATAGTGCATACCACAAAcatcatatataaacttttgGGTTGTGTGCACAAGCTAGAGAGAAGCACACAAGCTAGGAGAACATGTTTTTTGTGTTCTACTGGAAGATCTCGTGGCTTTGGATATGATCATATATTTTACCCCCTACTTTATTTGCAAACAAGCTAAAGAGAAGCAACCCAAAAGTTCTAACAATACAATGTATTTGTGACTTTATAGTTTCATAAACAGAGTGATAATAGTTTTACGGATCGTTATGGTTGCCGGAAATTTTCTCCTTAATCTTCTTAAGGAACCCCTTCTTCTCGTGAGTTTCTTCTGATCCTGATCCGCTCACTGTTGCAGTTGATGGATCGTGCCCCTCTACCTTTGATTTAGTTTCATCCGTTACATTAGCTCCTTGTCGTGATCCTTGACCATATTCATCCATCTACATATAAACGTATATATGTTATGATTAATATGGCTCGTGCCATGCATAT
The Brassica napus cultivar Da-Ae chromosome A1, Da-Ae, whole genome shotgun sequence DNA segment above includes these coding regions:
- the LOC106369379 gene encoding probable receptor-like protein kinase At4g39110: METRKKPNKCTFPIFDISPKPSMALLLAILLFLSGPAASAVGPATGFKPADDILIDCGSKSSSKTPDGRVFKSDQDTVQYIEAKDDIQVSAPPSDKVASPIYLTARIFREEAIYKFHLTRPGWHWVRLHFLAFPNDKFDLQQATFSVVTEKYVLLHNFKITNNNNDSQAVLQKEYLVNITDAQFSLRFRPMKSSAAFINAIEIVSAPDELISDSGTALFPVNGFSGLSDYAYQTVYRVNVGGPLIVPQNDTLGRSWIPDKEFLKDEKMAKDVKTTPSAIKYPPGVTPLIAPQTVYATAAEMADSHTIAPNFNVSWNFPSNPAFNYLIRLHFCDIVSKSLNDLYFNVYINGKTAISGLDLSTVAGGLAAPYYKDIVVNETLMTPELLVQISPMGEDTGTPNAILNGVEVLKMSNSVNSLDGEFGVDGRTTGMGKHGMVATAGFVMMFGAFIGLGAMVYKWKKRPQDWEKRNSFSSWLLPIHAGDSTFMTSKGGSSLYNSTMGLGRNFSLSELQDATQNFEASQIIGVGGFGNVYIATLDDGTKVAVKRGNPQSEQGITEFETEIQMLSKLRHRHLVSLIGYCDENSEMILVYEFMSNGPFRDHLYGKNLAPLTWKQRLEICIGSARGLHYLHTGTAQGIIHRDVKSTNILLDDALVAKVADFGLSKDVEFGQNHVSTAVKGSFGYLDPEYFRRQQLTDKSDVYSFGVVLLEALCARPAINPQLPREQVNLAEWAMQWKRKGMLEKIIDPHLAGTINPESMKKFAEAAEKCLEDYGVDRPSMGDVLWNLEYALQLQEAFTQGKAEETENGEPVTSLPPADTTPIAPAPTTNKVEENNGAAEVQAVDEHSGTAMFTQFANNLNGR
- the LOC106353357 gene encoding bifunctional phosphatase IMPL2, chloroplastic-like yields the protein MMFVVCTILKERWIGMSGRRTKLNGEDISTRSFPILSQAYLYTTSPHLFSEEAEKAFARVRDKVKMPLYGCDCYAYALLASGLVDLVIESGLTPYDFLALVPVIQGAGGTITDWNGNSLLWEASSSAFATSFNVVAAGDSDIHQQALESLKWQ